The Xanthomonas sontii genome contains a region encoding:
- a CDS encoding sensor histidine kinase — protein MPASAYSKDQLQVLKQPSTLIWIVMAGECIAAILALTPVPGTGMAGSRWVYFGLASLGIQWVALLTLASLLLLRRALAGCGFLSITVATLGLMQALTWLISGVILYAFGDYWQLSDRAWLTLSLQLSGIALLIGLLGMAALHNHVRIKQLVERAKQAEIDALTARVQPHFLFNTLNTAVMLVHRQPQQVEQLLMDLSDLFRAALAAPDLVDLQDEIDLARRYLDIEAIRFGPRLRVHWEVPEAPAPVRIPRLSLQPLLENAVHHGIECSAEGGEIGIAIGERDGALEISVRNPVPIGGLSPHIGRGHRVGLSALRTRIDSLEGASLHTASDGAWFVATIRIGLRP, from the coding sequence ATGCCCGCCTCCGCCTACTCCAAGGACCAGCTCCAGGTCCTCAAGCAACCCTCGACCCTGATCTGGATCGTGATGGCCGGCGAGTGCATCGCGGCCATCCTGGCCCTGACCCCGGTCCCGGGCACGGGCATGGCAGGGAGCCGCTGGGTCTACTTCGGGCTGGCGTCGCTGGGCATCCAGTGGGTCGCGCTGCTGACCCTGGCGAGCCTGCTGCTGTTGCGCCGGGCGCTGGCCGGATGCGGTTTCCTGTCCATCACCGTGGCCACACTGGGCCTGATGCAGGCACTGACCTGGCTGATCAGCGGCGTGATTCTCTATGCCTTCGGCGACTACTGGCAGCTCTCCGACCGCGCATGGCTGACGCTGTCGCTGCAGTTGTCCGGCATCGCCCTGCTGATCGGCCTGCTCGGCATGGCCGCGCTGCACAACCACGTGCGCATCAAGCAACTGGTGGAACGCGCCAAGCAGGCCGAGATCGACGCACTGACCGCGCGCGTGCAGCCGCACTTCCTGTTCAACACGCTCAACACCGCGGTGATGCTGGTGCACCGGCAACCGCAACAGGTGGAACAACTGCTGATGGATCTGTCGGATCTGTTCCGCGCCGCGCTGGCCGCGCCGGACCTGGTCGACCTGCAGGACGAGATCGACCTGGCCAGGCGTTACCTGGACATCGAGGCGATCCGCTTCGGGCCACGCCTGCGCGTCCATTGGGAGGTGCCGGAGGCGCCGGCACCGGTGCGGATTCCGCGGCTGTCGCTGCAACCGCTACTGGAGAACGCCGTGCACCACGGCATCGAATGCAGTGCCGAGGGCGGCGAGATCGGCATCGCCATCGGCGAACGCGACGGCGCCCTGGAGATCAGCGTGCGCAACCCGGTGCCGATAGGCGGCCTGTCGCCGCATATCGGCCGCGGTCACCGCGTTGGCCTGTCGGCGCTGCGCACGCGCATAGACAGCCTGGAAGGCGCCTCGCTGCACACCGCCAGCGATGGCGCCTGGTTCGTCGCGACGATCCGGATCGGACTCAGGCCATGA